GACGCGAAGGTCTACGACGAATTCATAGAGAAGCTCGTCGCGCGCACCAAGAGGATCAAGGTCGGCCCCACGAGGGACCCGTCGAACTGGATGGGGCCCGTCGTCAATAAGGCCAGCTTCGACAAGACGATGGAGTACATCAAGGCGGGCTCCCGCGAAGGCAGGCTGCTGTGCGGCGGCGAGGCGTCGGACGCTCAGGGCTACTTCATACAGCCGACGGTCATCGCCGACGTCTCCCCCACGGCAAAGATGGCCCGGGAGGAGATCTTCGGGCCGGTGCTGGCCGTGATCGAGGCGCGCGACTTCGACCATGCCCTCGAGATATTCAACAGCACCGACTACGGTCTCACCGGCGGCGTGTTCACGAGGAACGAGGCCAAAATAGAGAAGGCCAGGCACGAGTGCTTCTGCGGCAACTTCTACATCAACCGCAAGATCACGGGCGCGCTCGTGGGCGTACAGCCGTTCGGCGGGTACAACATGTCCGGCACCTGCTCCAAGGCCGGCGGCAGCGACTACCTGCTGCTCTTTTTGCAGTCCAAATCCATATGCCAGAGGCTGTGAGGACAACCAGGACCGCCTCGCGCGTGGTGGGCTGGACCCTCTCCACGCTCATGGCGCCGTTCGCGAGGAGGTTCATCGCAGGGACCGCCCTGCCGGACGCGCTCGATGCGCTCGCTCGCCTCAAGGCCCGGGGCTTTTCCACCACGGTCGACCACCTCGGCGAGAAGGTCGAATCAAGGGAGGAGACTGAGATCGCTACCGGGCAGTACGTGGTGATGCTCAAGGCGCTCAAGGAGAGGGCCCTCGACCGCAACATCTCGGTCAAGCTCTCGCAGCTGGGCCTCGACTTCGACGTGGAGCTCTGCGCCATAAACCTCGAGCGGATAGTGAAGGCGGCGGAGGATGTGGGCGGGTTCGTGCGCGTGGACATGGAGGGCTCGGACCTGACCGGAAGGACGATAGAGATGGTACTCAGGATGAAGCGCACCAGGCTCACGCCGATCGGCGTGGCGCTCCAGGCCATGCTCATCCGAACGCCGGAGGACGCCCTCTCCCTCATCGGCCGCGAGATCCCGATCAGGCTCTGCAAGGGCGCCTACCGCGAGCCGGCGAGAGTAGCCCTGCAGAGGATGGAGGACGTGCAGAGGGCCTTCATCTCGATCGCGAAGAGGCTGCTCACCACGGGGCTCCGCCACGGCATCGCGACGCACGACCCGTGGCTGATAGAGGAGATAAAGAAGTTCGCCGCGGCTCAGGGGATCGCCAAGGACCGCTTCGAGTTCCAGATGCTCTACGGG
The DNA window shown above is from Pseudomonadota bacterium and carries:
- a CDS encoding proline dehydrogenase family protein, whose amino-acid sequence is MPEAVRTTRTASRVVGWTLSTLMAPFARRFIAGTALPDALDALARLKARGFSTTVDHLGEKVESREETEIATGQYVVMLKALKERALDRNISVKLSQLGLDFDVELCAINLERIVKAAEDVGGFVRVDMEGSDLTGRTIEMVLRMKRTRLTPIGVALQAMLIRTPEDALSLIGREIPIRLCKGAYREPARVALQRMEDVQRAFISIAKRLLTTGLRHGIATHDPWLIEEIKKFAAAQGIAKDRFEFQMLYGIRRRLAQSLVAEGYRVRIYVPFGRSWVPYTWRRIRERKENLMFIVKHFFVR